GGCTCCCCGCGCTCGACCCGGCTCACCTCGCGGTGCGTTGACGGCGCGAGCCCGATCATCGTCGCGAACCGCAATTCTGGACGCTATGCGCGACCTGCGGCACAATGGTGCAAGTCGGCGGGCAAAGGTCTCGCGAAATCAACGAGATAAGCTCTAACTTATTTATGCGCTTGACGTTTCCTTATCGCCGGCGCCATGCTGCCGGTGCATTCAGGATACTGCATTCATTTTCCTGAGTGCAGCGACCACGGACGACAGATCCGGGCGAAAACGAGACAGGGAGGGCGCGCATGGCGTCCGTCGACGTACGGGACGTCCGCAAGGCGTTCGGTTCGACCGAGGTGATCCACGGCGTGGACATCTCCATCGCCGATGGCGAGTTCGTGGTCCTCGTGGGGCCATCGGGTTGCGGAAAATCCACCCTCTTGCGGATGATCGCCGGGCTGGAGCAGATCACCGGCGGCGAGGTCGCGATCGGCGACCGTGTGGTCAACATGGTGCCTCCCAAGGAGCGGGACGTCGCCATGGTGTTCCAGAATTATGCGCTCTATCCGCATATGAAGGTCTACGACAACATGGCCTTCTCGCTGAAGCTGAAGAAGGCGCCCAAGGAGGAGATCGACAAGCGCGTCGGCATCGCCGCGGACGTGCTCGGCCTCGGCAATCTCCTCGAGCGGTATCCGCGTCAGCTCTCCGGCGGGCAGCGCCAGCGCGTCGCCATGGGCCGCGCCATCGTGCGTGACCCGCAGGTCTTCCTGTTCGACGAGCCGCTCTCCAACCTCGATGCCAAGCTGCGCGTCGCCATGCGCACCGAGATCAAGGCGTTGCACCAGCGCCTGAAGACCACCTCGATCTACGTCACGCACGACCAGATCGAGGCGATGACGATGGCCGACCGCATCGTCGTCATGCATGACGGCATCGTCGAGCAGATCGGCTCGCCGCTGGAGCTATACGACAACCCGGCCAACACCTTCGTCGCCGGCTTCATCGGCTCGCCGGCGATGAACTTCATCGAGGGCCGCGTGTCGCGTCAGGACGGGGTGCCGGCGATCGTCGCCGCGGGCGATATCCGCCTGCCCACTCCGCCCGACCTCAAGGCGCTCGACGGGCACAAGGTGATCTACGGCGTGCGGCCGGAGCACATCACGCTGGACAACGGGTCCGGCGGCGGCGTGCCGGCGCAGATCGACGTGATCGAGCCGACCGGCGCCTATACCCTCGCCTTCGCCCACATGGCCGGCACCGAGGTCTGCGCGATGTTCGACGAGCGCCACGCCTTTCAGCCGGGGCAGCGCATCGACCTCGCCCCGCGCTCCGACCTCGTCCACGTCTTCGACGCCGAGAGCGGCAACCGCCTCTAGCGAAGAATCCCGCCCCGTCCGCGGGGAGGAGACAACGAGAGAGCCGGCGACGACCGGCCCATTTATCGGGAGGAAATCATGAGCTTTACCAGACGCCGTTTCCTACAGACGTCCTCCGCGGTGGCAGCCGGTGCCGCCGGCAGCCAGCTGCTCGGCATTCGCCAGCCCTTCGCCCAGGACACGATGAGCTTCCAGCCCGAAGAAGGCGCCGAGCTGCGCCTCCTGCGCTGGTCCAAGTTCGTCCAGGGCGACGAGACGCTGTGGATGGAGAACACCAAGAAGTTCACCGAGGCGACCGGCGTTCCCGTCCGGGTCGACAAT
This portion of the Acuticoccus sp. I52.16.1 genome encodes:
- a CDS encoding ABC transporter ATP-binding protein; translated protein: MASVDVRDVRKAFGSTEVIHGVDISIADGEFVVLVGPSGCGKSTLLRMIAGLEQITGGEVAIGDRVVNMVPPKERDVAMVFQNYALYPHMKVYDNMAFSLKLKKAPKEEIDKRVGIAADVLGLGNLLERYPRQLSGGQRQRVAMGRAIVRDPQVFLFDEPLSNLDAKLRVAMRTEIKALHQRLKTTSIYVTHDQIEAMTMADRIVVMHDGIVEQIGSPLELYDNPANTFVAGFIGSPAMNFIEGRVSRQDGVPAIVAAGDIRLPTPPDLKALDGHKVIYGVRPEHITLDNGSGGGVPAQIDVIEPTGAYTLAFAHMAGTEVCAMFDERHAFQPGQRIDLAPRSDLVHVFDAESGNRL